From a single Xyrauchen texanus isolate HMW12.3.18 chromosome 26, RBS_HiC_50CHRs, whole genome shotgun sequence genomic region:
- the LOC127619606 gene encoding translocon-associated protein subunit beta, whose protein sequence is MRVLCIFALVAVVGLVAGEEGARLLASKSLLNRYAVEGRDLTLQYNIYNVGSSAALEVDLSDDSFPPEDFGIVSGMLNVKWDRIAPASNVSHTVVLRPLKAGYFNFTSASVSYLAQEGGPVVVGYTSAPGQGGILAQREFDRRFSPHYLDWAAFGVMTLPSIGIPLLLWYSSKRKYDSSKTKKN, encoded by the exons ATGAGGGTACTCTGTATATTTGCTCTGGTTGCTGTGGTGGGTCTTGTGGCAGGAGAAGAAGGGGCTCGTCTGTTGGCCTCCAAGTCCCTATTGAACCGTTACGCTGTTGAGGGACGAGATCTTACTTTGCAGTACAACATTTACAATGTGGGCTCCAG TGCTGCCCTGGAGGTCGATCTGTCCGATGACTCCTTCCCCCCTGAAGATTTCGGCATTGTCTCAGGAATGCTCAATGTGAAATGGGACCGTATTGCACC TGCCAGTAATGTTTCTCACACAGTGGTTCTGCGGCCACTGAAAGCTGGTTACTTCAACTTCACATCTGCTTCTGTTAGCTACCTGGCCCAGGAGGGTGGACCGGTTGTG GTTGGTTACACAAGTGCACCTGGTCAGGGAGGCATTCTTGCCCAGAGAGAGTTTGACAGACGCTTTTCTCCACATTAC CTGGACTGGGCTGCTTTTGGAGTTATGACCCTACCCTCTATTGGCATTCCTCTGCTCCTGTGGTACTCTAGCAAGAGAAAGTATGACTCATCGAAAACAAAGAAGAACTGA
- the LOC127620209 gene encoding interferon-inducible GTPase 5-like: MDSLLEDYDVIGTEELEDIKETLSTQDMPTAISKIKSFLEEQERVELNIGVTGESGSGKSTFVNAFRGLGDEDEDSANTGPVETTMEPEVYPHPKYTNVKVWDLPGIGTPNFKADEYLQKVEFQRYDFFIIITSDRFRECHTHLANEILKMKKKFYFVRSKIDSNLYAEKRKAGFDQEKTLNIIREACKQELQKIHIEAPVFLISCFELGKFDFNLLEERMEKELPQHKRHVLMLALPNITLEINERKKKALEENIVRVALLSAVVAAVPVPGLSFIVDINIIKYEIEKYYNVFGLDDPSLQKLCERSGKTVEELKNVMKSPLHHGINASSVLSLLGAASLLVSENTVEYICSLIPLLGTVVAGGMSYLTVSSMLKKALNELAEDARNVLMVSLETEV; the protein is encoded by the exons ATGGACTCACTTTTGGAAGATTATGATGTGATAGGAACAGAAGAGCTGGAGGATATTAAAGAAACCTTGTCCACTCAAGATATGCCAACAGCCATTAGCAAAATCAAGAGTTTTCTTGAGGAGCAAGAGCGTGTTGAGCTAAATATTGGTGTGACGGGGGAGTCAGGATCTGGGAAGTCCACATTTGTCAATGCTTTTAGGGGTTTAGGTGATGAAGATGAGGACTCTGCCAATACTGGTCCTGTGGAGACCACAATGGAACCTGAAGTGTACCCTCACCCAAAATACACTAATGTGAAAGTTTGGGATCTCCCTGGAATTGGAACACCAAATTTCAAAGCTGATGAGTACCTTCAAAAAGTTGAGTTTCAGCGCtatgattttttcatcattatcaCTTCAGATCGGTTCAGAGAATGCCACACCCATCTGGCCAATGAGATCTTGAAAATGAAGAAGAAGTTTTACTTTGTTCGTTCTAAGATTGACTCAAACCTTTATGCTGAAAAGAGAAAAGCAGGCTTTGACCAGGAAAAGACATTAAATATCATCCGAGAGGCCTGTAAACAAG AGCTGCAAAAGATTCATATAGAGGCTCCTGTGTTCTTGATCTCCTGCTTTGAGCTCGGCAAGTTTGATTTCAATCTGCTGGAGGAAAGAATGGAGAAAGAGCTCCCCCAGCATAAGAGACATGTGCTGATGTTGGCTTTGCCGAATATCACGCTGGAAATTAATGAGCGAAAGAAGAAAGCTCTTGAGGAGAACATTGTAAGGGTTGCCTTATTATCTGCTGTTGTGGCTGCAGTTCCTGTTCCTGGTCTTTCATTTATTGTCGATATAAACATCATAAAATATGAGATCGAAAAGTACTACAATGTCTTTGGTCTGGATGATCCATCCCTGCAGAAGCTCTGTGAAAGATCTGGGAAGACTGTAGAGGAACTGAAGAATGTGATGAAGTCACCACTGCATCATGGGATTAACGCAAGTTCAGTCTTAAGCTTGTTGGGTGCTGCATCTCTTTTGGTATCAGAGAATACAGTTGAATATATCTGCAGCTTGATTCCTCTACTTGGCACTGTGGTGGCAGGAGGAATGTCTTATCTGACTGTCTCGAGTATGCTAAAGAAAGCTCTAAATGAGTTGGCAGAAGATGCTAGGAATGTGCTGATGGTTTCACTGGAAACTGAAGTATAA
- the irgf1 gene encoding immunity-related GTPase family, f1: MSFEDYCVITQDDLEDLKESISTQDLPSAINTIKDYLKQQDLVELNIGVTGESGSGKSTFVNAFRGLGDEEEGSAKTGIVETTMEPEVYPHPNYKNVKMWDLPGIGTPNFKAIEYLKLVKFERYDFFIIIASDRFKECHTQLAIEIMRMGKNFYFVRSKIDASITAEKRKKNFDLKMILDTIKKDCANGLKQIGIENPVVFLISGWELGKYDLNLLEERMEKELDQHKKHVLMLALPNITLEINEKKKKALEENIGRVAFLSACVAAIPLPGLSIAADVAIIAEELRKYYSTFGLDDPSLQKLCERSGKTVEELKSLMKSPLHQGINPTSVLTLLGTASLLISEDAVEFFVSLIPIVGSVVAGGLSYLTVSRLLKRALDDIAEDARKVLMASLETEV, translated from the exons aTGTCATTTGAGGATTACTGTGTAATAACTCAGGATGACCTGGAAGACCTTAAAGAGTCCATATCTACTCAAGATCTCCCATCAGCGATAAACACGATCAAAGATTACCTCAAACAGCAAGATCTTGTAGAACTTAATATTGGTGTGACGGGGGAGTCTGGTTCTGGGAAGTCTACATTTGTCAATGCTTTTAGGGGCTTAGGGGATGAAGAGGAGGGCTCTGCCAAAACTGGTATAGTGGAGACCACCATGGAACCTGAGGTTTATCCTCACCCAAACtacaaaaatgtgaaaatgtgggATCTGCCTGGCATTGGAACACCAAACTTCAAAGCCATAGAGTACCTTAAACTGGTTAAGTTTGAGCGCTATGATTTTTTCATCATCATTGCTTCAGATCGGTTTAAAGAATGTCACACCCAGCTGGCCATAGAGATCATGAGAATGGGAAAGAATTTCTATTTTGTTCGTTCTAAGATCGACGCTAGCATTACTGCTGAGAAGAGAAAGAAGAACTTTGACCTGAAAATGATTCTggatacaataaaaaaagattgtGCAAATG GGCTGAAACAGATTGGTATTGAGAATCCTGTCGTGTTCTTGATATCTGGCTGGGAGCTCGGCAAGTATGATTTAAATCTGCTGGAGGAAAGAATGGAGAAAGAGCTCGATCAGCATAAGAAACATGTGCTGATGTTGGCGTTGCCGAATATCACATTGGAGATTAATGAGAAAAAGAAGAAAGCTCTTGAGGAGAACATTGGAAGAGTCGCTTTCCTCTCTGCTTGTGTGGCTGCAATTCCACTTCCTGGCCTCTCTATTGCTGCAGATGTAGCCATCATAGCAGAAGAGCTAAGAAAATACTACAGTACCTTTGGTCTGGATGATCCATCCCTGCAGAAGCTCTGTGAAAGATCTGGGAAGACCGTAGAGGAACTGAAGAGTCTGATGAAGTCGCCTCTACATCAAGGGATAAACCCAACTTCAGTATTAACCTTGCTGGGTACTGCATCTCTTCTTATATCAGAAGATGCTGTTGAGTTCTTTGTGAGCCTCATACCCATTGTTGGCAGTGTGGTGGCAGGAGGACTGTCTTATTTGACCGTCTCAAGATTGCTGAAGAGAGCTCTGGATGATATAGCAGAAGATGCCAGGAAAGTGCTAATGGCTTCACTAGAGACTGAAGTGTAA